GTTTTCGCGCACCTCTCTCACGCACTCGTTAAAGCGGCTGTTCATATAAATTCCAAGCTTTGTTTGAAGCTTGATATCCTCTAAATTTGCAAATTTGCTCTCATTTAGCATGAGATATTTGTTCGCATTATAAAGCTTGTTAGTGAAATTTCTTACCTGCTTCATCTTGGCGTCGCTTAGCTTGATATCGCGTCCTTGAACAGCTAGAAGTGTTAGCGTAAAGCGCAATATATCGGCGCTATACTCATTGATGCTATCAAGCGGGTCAATGACGTTGCCAAGGCTTTTACTCATCTTTCTACCAAATTCATCTTTTACGAGTGCGTGCAGATAAATGTCGTCAAATGGCAGCTTGCCAAGAGCGTTTTCACCCTGAAACATCATCCTAGCAACCCAGAAAAATAATATATCAAAGCCAGTTATGAGAAGGTTGTTTGGATAAAACTCAGCAAGGTCTCCTTCAAACCATTTTTCATTTTTTAGCTCATTATCATTTCCCCAGCCAAGCGTACTAAATGGCCAAAGACCAGAGCTAAACCACGTATCTAGAACGTCTGGGTCTTGGTGGAAATTTTTACTTTTGCACTTTTTGCACTCGCATGGCTCGTCCTCGTCAGCCCACATGTGACCGCACTCGTCGCAGTAAAATACTGGAATTTGATGTCCCCACCAAAGCTGGCGTGAGATACACCAGTCTCTTAGCTCTCTCATCCACGCGTTAAAGCTGTTTATCCAGTGCGGCGGGTAAAATTTAGCAAGGCCCTCTGAGACCTTTTGTATCGCCTCGTCTGCAATCTCTTTTTTGACAAACCATTGCTTTGAGATGTATGGCTCGACAACGTTTTTGCAGCGGTAGCAGTATCCTACTTGGTTTTCATATTTTTCGATCTTTTCGACATTGCCAAGTTTTTCAAGTTCCGCTACGACGATATCTCTAGCCTCAAGCCTCTCAAGACCTGCGAATTTATCGCACTTGTCGTTTAAAATGCCTTTTTCATCAAATACGGTGATAAACTCAAGATTGTGCCTTTTTCCAACTTCATAGTCGTTTTGATCATGCGCAGGTGTAACCTTAACAAGACCCGTTCCAAACTCCATATCGACGTGCTCATCCGCGATGATCTCAATCTCTCTGTTTATTATAGGTAGCACCACTTTTTTACCTATTAAATTTTTATATCGTTCATCGTTTGGATTTACCATTACGGCGGTGTCACCAAAGTAAGTTTCAGGCCTAGTAGTAGCAACTACAACAAATTCGCTTGGCTTATCTGCAAAGTAGTATCTCAAATGATAAAGCTTGCCTTTGTTTTCCTTGTGCTCGACCTCGATGTCGCTGAGCGCGCCGTCGTGCGTGCACCAGTTTATCATGTAGTTTTTCTGAACGATCAGTCCTTTGTCGTACAAATTTACAAATGCTTTTTTAACAGCTTTTCTTAGGCCCTCATCCATGGTAAATCTCTGGCGTGACCAAGCTGGAGTGATGCCAAGCTTGCGCATCTGATGAACGATCATGCCACCACTTTTTTCTTTCCACTCCAACACTTTTTCTACAAATTTTTCACGTCCAAGCTCTTCTTTTTTGATGCCTTGGGCTAAAAGCTGCTTTTCAACGACATTTTGAGTAGCGATGCCAGCGTGGTCAAGTCCTGGCTGCCAAAGCGTCTTGTAGCCGTCCATCCTCTTGTAACGAGTCATGATGTCTTGGAGCGTGAAGGTTAGGGCGTGTCCGATGTGAAGCGAGCCAGTCACATTTGGAGGTGGCATCATAATGCAAAATTTACGTCCATCTTTTTGGATATCTTTGTTTGCGTCTATCTCGAAGTATCCGCGTTCTTCCCAAATTTTATAAAATTTATCTTCTATCTCTTTTGCATTGTAAAATTCTGCCACTTTTGTATCCTCTTTCGTTTAAAAAATGCTTAATGTTATCTAAAATTTGTTTAAAAAAATCTTTGCAAAAGTTGGGAAATATGGGCTTGGGGCGGTTAAACGCCCCAAAGTTTAAATAGCTATTTTACGGTAAAGCTTCTTTGAGCTAAGTCGTAGTCGTTTTGTCTTTCGTTATACATATTTTCAGTTGTGACCGCACCAAGCGAGCATTTGCCACCAAGTCTTACACGATAAGGTGTGTAAAGCACAGCCTCTCTCTTGTCACTATCTAGTGCATAAAAACTTAAAACGCGATCATCTTTTATGCTTTGATATTCAAGCTCAATGCTATCTTTAAGATTCTTACTAAAACCACTTAAATTTTCATTTATTGGCTCAAAGCAGCTACTTACTATCTCGTTTATTACACCATTTTTAACCATAGCTTTAGAATTTATCACTATTTTTGAATAGACAACATCATTTACTCTTAGGCTGTCAAGACCTAGCTCTTTGCCTTTTTCATCGACAAACGTTCTATAAATATCAAGCTCTTTTGGCTCTATTTTATGTTTAATCTCAAGTGGCACATAAGCATAGCTTAAAATAGTGGCATATAGCTTGTTTTCGCCAAGTGGCGTGATGGTAAAATTTCCATCTTTTGCTGTAAATGATACACTTAAAAGGCCGTCAAATTCTTTGCTTTCGCCATTGTAGCTAAGCTTAAATTTATTATTTTTCTCACCAACATCTTTGCCAAAGTAGGCATTTAGCGCTCTAAGGGTAAATGCACGCTCTTGCGTTGAGCTAAGCTCATTTAAATTTGTGATCAAGAAATTTGCAAGATCATCTGAGTAGTCGTTTTTCTCAAAATATTTTGCGTGCAGATACAAGATAAA
The DNA window shown above is from Campylobacter concisus and carries:
- a CDS encoding valine--tRNA ligase, producing the protein MAEFYNAKEIEDKFYKIWEERGYFEIDANKDIQKDGRKFCIMMPPPNVTGSLHIGHALTFTLQDIMTRYKRMDGYKTLWQPGLDHAGIATQNVVEKQLLAQGIKKEELGREKFVEKVLEWKEKSGGMIVHQMRKLGITPAWSRQRFTMDEGLRKAVKKAFVNLYDKGLIVQKNYMINWCTHDGALSDIEVEHKENKGKLYHLRYYFADKPSEFVVVATTRPETYFGDTAVMVNPNDERYKNLIGKKVVLPIINREIEIIADEHVDMEFGTGLVKVTPAHDQNDYEVGKRHNLEFITVFDEKGILNDKCDKFAGLERLEARDIVVAELEKLGNVEKIEKYENQVGYCYRCKNVVEPYISKQWFVKKEIADEAIQKVSEGLAKFYPPHWINSFNAWMRELRDWCISRQLWWGHQIPVFYCDECGHMWADEDEPCECKKCKSKNFHQDPDVLDTWFSSGLWPFSTLGWGNDNELKNEKWFEGDLAEFYPNNLLITGFDILFFWVARMMFQGENALGKLPFDDIYLHALVKDEFGRKMSKSLGNVIDPLDSINEYSADILRFTLTLLAVQGRDIKLSDAKMKQVRNFTNKLYNANKYLMLNESKFANLEDIKLQTKLGIYMNSRFNECVREVRENIDAYRFNDAANTLYKFLWDEFCDWGIELSKADKASVKELGSIFKEAMKLLNPFMPFLSEYLFQELSGTQLENAKSIMVMSYPEIKERNLEVEKKFELVIEAIVAIRRAKATIDLGNSKIAKAFVKFNEKIDLDEVKEYIKLLAKCEEIGFIDEKIENSIRDVSENLEAFVPLEGLDMSGIITRLKSQKTKLEKEIAKLSGMLNNQNFVANAPKEVIETNKEALESAEAKFKKVCEELEALGEK